GCAGCACGGCCGCCGGTTTTCTGCGATCGGCAGAGGCGCGGGACAACCTGACGGTGATCACGGACGCGTTGACGACGCGGGTATTGTTCGACGGCACCCGGGCCACCGGCGTGGAGTATCGCCGACATGGCCAGCTGAACACGGTGTCTTGTCGGGGCGAAGTGCTGCTCAGCGGCGGGGCTATTAACAGCCCGCAGCTGTTGCTGTTGTCCGGTGTCGGGGCTCAGGATCAGCTCAGTCGGCATGGGATTCCGCTGGTTTACCATCTGCCCGGTGTCGGGGAAAACCTGCAGGATCACCTGGATGTACTGGCCGTGACGCGCGAAAGAACCTTCTACTCGATTGGGTTTTCACCGGTGGCGTTGCTGCGCTCCGTGAAAGGTGTGTTTGATTACTTCCTGTATCGAAAAGGAAACTTCACGTCGAATATTGCGGAGGCCGGCGGCTTTGCCAAAAGCGCGCCTGAGCTTGCGGTGCCGGATATCCAGTTTCATTTTTCCCCCTGTTTTCTCGACAACCACGGCCTGAATCTGTGGCAGACGGTGCGTCACGGCTATTCACTCCATGCGTGCAATTTAAGGCCGAAAAGCCGTGGTCGGTTAACGCTCAGGGATGCCGACCCGACCACGGCGCCGGCTATTCGGGCCAATTACCTGGATGATCCGGAGGATATGGCGGTGATGATCAAAGCGCTGAAGTTGTCGCGGGACATTCTCAGGCAACCGGCATTTGCTCGCTATCGCGGGCAGGAGGTTTTTCCGGGGACTGAAGTACAAACGGATGCGGCATTGGAAGCCTTTATCCGCCGCAAGGCCGAGTCGATTTATCACCCGGTCGGGACCTGTAAAATGGGGCAAGATGAGATGGCGGTAGTTGATGCTGAACTCAGAGTTCGGGGCGTATCCGGATTACGGGTGGTTGATGCTTCGATCATGCCGACTTTAGTCGGTGGCAATACCAATGCGCCGACCATTATGATCGCGGAAAAAGCATCGGATATGATTT
Above is a window of Photobacterium sp. TY1-4 DNA encoding:
- a CDS encoding GMC family oxidoreductase, producing the protein MYDFIIVGAGSAGCVLANRLSADPSVKVCLLEAGPQDASLMIRVPLGIIGMMHSKKMNWRYYTEPEPHLGGRRLFWPRGRTLGGSSASNAMCYIRGHACDYNQWAALGNEGWGYQDVLPYFKKSQHQLRGEDAYHGVDGPLHVSDLRVHNPLSDAFIEAAMQAGHQRAQDFNGSEQEGVGYYQVTQKNGERCSTAAGFLRSAEARDNLTVITDALTTRVLFDGTRATGVEYRRHGQLNTVSCRGEVLLSGGAINSPQLLLLSGVGAQDQLSRHGIPLVYHLPGVGENLQDHLDVLAVTRERTFYSIGFSPVALLRSVKGVFDYFLYRKGNFTSNIAEAGGFAKSAPELAVPDIQFHFSPCFLDNHGLNLWQTVRHGYSLHACNLRPKSRGRLTLRDADPTTAPAIRANYLDDPEDMAVMIKALKLSRDILRQPAFARYRGQEVFPGTEVQTDAALEAFIRRKAESIYHPVGTCKMGQDEMAVVDAELRVRGVSGLRVVDASIMPTLVGGNTNAPTIMIAEKASDMILASYLKKSVNHELETVDMI